Proteins encoded together in one Anaerococcus murdochii window:
- a CDS encoding transglycosylase domain-containing protein gives MTKKISAIILKLLLIVILFIGSIMIVFAGITGGAILEVMKTAPEIDADAIKFEMSQNSTVVDEDGNEVDAIATSQYREIVPYDQIPDNLKNAFIAVEDERFKEHKGIDIVSIIGSMFENIKAGGIVRGGSTITQQLARNTYLTNDQTYQRKIKEIYLALEIEDHLSKEEILGAYLNRVFMGQNSYGVQAAANTYFNKDVKDLNLAQCAALAGIVQSPSEYSLYKAIKTSEVTDERVLGEFTIDGTKYSAVFNDAPLKRENYVLDKMLELGYISEEEMEEAKSFDIAKSIEPAERANTEITSYFNTLLEKQVVAKLMETQDMSENQAWDRLYYGGLKITTTLDQEMQRKLEDIYANFSSYLMGDTSGWNVPPLLDMKYDKWGNIVNSSGRLLYYARNNFLNENNDIRLSADDAHLDDKGNLVLTTNKAYLDQTKLVFRDYYSLDEENKNLRTHRVGMVDLTSNKNIYLDDEEHIVIAKNYLDENENFIKSYEDGTFSVSKDFYAMDLEGVIQPQSSSVIIDHKTGHIKAIMGGRDQKGQRILDRASSVPRQPGSSMKPLATYTPALDNGFNLATGLDDVPFMMDEDGKPWPNNVYGYFMGVKPLREALKLSINTTAVSTLDKVGIDTSLQYLKNFGIIKEDGKDNFVTSDENRETNDENLAAMGLGAMTNGLTALDMTGAYAALANGGKYLEPLTFSKIVDSTGKVLFEDKDKISHEVTSPETAYQITSALEDAGKFYGNIFLNGTEFATKTGTTDDDNDFWCMGYTPYYTVGIWMGCDNQNISLTGNSADRAALMWNVINNKILEGYEPAQFEVPKGIISMEVDTMSGMLPTKASYADPRGTVRTEIFGPNNKPTQKDDVHEWATVDSRNNLLVSEQTPEEFVTTRSFINPKSNYNPANFGNIYPRDWKNRMPKAYSDLGEEEDEDEDEEKDKDKDKDKDKKGENGEKPEGEEKESHPEENPENPEP, from the coding sequence ATGACTAAAAAAATATCCGCTATCATATTAAAACTCCTACTAATAGTTATCCTATTCATAGGGTCGATTATGATAGTTTTTGCAGGAATAACCGGAGGAGCAATCCTTGAAGTTATGAAGACTGCACCAGAGATAGATGCAGATGCAATCAAATTTGAAATGAGTCAAAACTCGACTGTCGTTGATGAAGATGGCAACGAAGTTGATGCAATTGCTACAAGCCAATATAGAGAAATTGTTCCCTATGATCAAATACCAGACAATTTAAAAAACGCCTTCATAGCTGTTGAAGACGAAAGGTTTAAGGAACATAAGGGTATAGATATTGTTTCTATAATTGGTTCAATGTTTGAAAATATCAAGGCAGGCGGCATTGTTAGAGGTGGGTCAACTATTACCCAACAGCTTGCTAGAAATACCTACCTTACAAACGACCAAACCTACCAAAGAAAGATTAAGGAAATATACCTAGCCCTTGAGATAGAAGACCACCTTTCAAAAGAGGAAATCTTAGGTGCCTACCTCAATAGGGTCTTTATGGGGCAAAATTCCTACGGTGTCCAAGCTGCTGCAAATACTTATTTTAACAAGGATGTAAAGGACTTAAACCTTGCCCAATGTGCGGCTCTTGCAGGTATTGTCCAATCTCCATCAGAATATTCTCTCTATAAGGCTATTAAGACAAGTGAAGTGACTGATGAGAGAGTTCTTGGAGAATTTACCATTGACGGGACAAAATATTCTGCAGTTTTTAATGATGCACCACTTAAAAGAGAAAATTATGTCCTAGATAAGATGCTAGAGCTTGGTTATATTAGCGAAGAGGAAATGGAAGAAGCGAAAAGCTTTGACATTGCCAAATCAATAGAACCTGCCGAAAGGGCAAATACAGAAATTACATCATATTTCAACACCCTTCTTGAAAAGCAAGTTGTAGCAAAACTAATGGAAACTCAAGATATGAGTGAAAACCAAGCTTGGGACAGGCTTTATTATGGCGGACTTAAGATTACAACAACCCTTGACCAAGAAATGCAAAGAAAACTTGAAGATATATATGCTAACTTTTCATCCTACCTCATGGGTGATACTTCTGGTTGGAATGTTCCTCCCCTCCTTGACATGAAATATGATAAGTGGGGAAATATTGTAAATTCAAGCGGTAGGCTCCTTTACTATGCAAGGAATAATTTCCTAAATGAAAACAACGACATCAGGCTTTCAGCCGATGATGCCCACCTTGATGATAAGGGAAATTTAGTTTTAACTACAAATAAGGCCTACCTAGACCAAACCAAGCTAGTTTTTAGAGACTACTATTCCCTAGATGAGGAAAATAAAAACCTAAGAACCCACAGGGTTGGTATGGTTGATCTTACTTCTAATAAAAATATCTACCTAGACGATGAAGAACATATTGTTATTGCCAAGAATTATTTAGATGAAAACGAAAACTTCATAAAATCTTACGAAGACGGAACATTTTCTGTAAGCAAGGACTTTTATGCTATGGACCTAGAAGGGGTTATCCAGCCTCAATCATCATCTGTAATTATTGACCACAAGACTGGCCACATCAAGGCAATCATGGGTGGACGTGATCAAAAAGGCCAAAGGATCTTAGACAGGGCCTCATCTGTTCCCCGCCAACCTGGTTCATCAATGAAACCTCTTGCAACTTATACCCCAGCCCTTGACAATGGATTTAACCTTGCAACAGGCCTTGATGATGTACCTTTTATGATGGATGAAGATGGCAAGCCTTGGCCAAACAACGTCTATGGATACTTTATGGGAGTTAAGCCTCTAAGAGAAGCCCTCAAACTTTCCATAAATACAACTGCAGTATCAACCCTTGACAAGGTTGGTATTGACACATCACTACAATATCTCAAAAACTTTGGCATTATAAAAGAAGATGGCAAAGATAACTTTGTAACAAGTGATGAAAACAGGGAAACCAACGACGAAAACCTTGCAGCTATGGGACTTGGTGCCATGACAAACGGCCTTACAGCCCTAGATATGACTGGTGCCTACGCAGCCCTTGCAAATGGCGGTAAATATCTTGAGCCACTTACATTTTCAAAAATAGTTGACTCAACAGGCAAGGTTTTATTTGAAGATAAGGATAAGATTTCTCACGAGGTTACAAGTCCAGAAACAGCTTACCAAATCACTTCTGCCCTAGAAGATGCGGGCAAGTTTTATGGAAATATCTTCCTAAACGGAACAGAATTTGCTACAAAAACTGGTACAACAGATGATGATAACGACTTTTGGTGTATGGGTTATACCCCTTATTATACAGTTGGAATCTGGATGGGTTGTGATAACCAAAATATTTCCCTAACAGGTAACTCTGCAGATCGTGCAGCCCTCATGTGGAATGTGATAAATAATAAAATCCTCGAAGGATATGAACCTGCACAATTTGAAGTGCCAAAAGGAATTATCTCTATGGAAGTTGATACCATGAGCGGTATGCTTCCAACAAAAGCTTCATATGCAGATCCTAGGGGAACTGTAAGAACAGAAATATTTGGACCAAACAACAAACCAACACAAAAAGATGATGTCCACGAATGGGCTACTGTCGATTCTAGGAACAACCTCCTAGTAAGTGAACAGACTCCTGAAGAATTCGTAACAACAAGGTCCTTTATAAATCCAAAGTCCAACTACAATCCAGCAAACTTCGGCAATATCTATCCTAGAGACTGGAAAAACAGGATGCCAAAAGCCTATTCAGACCTAGGCGAAGAGGAAGATGAAGACGAGGACGAAGAAAAAGATAAGGATAAGGACAAAGATAAAGATAAAAAAGGAGAAAATGGAGAAAAACCTGAAGGCGAAGAAAAAGAAAGTCATCCAGAAGAAAACCCTGAAAATCCAGAACCATAA
- the hflX gene encoding GTPase HflX produces MQEVIQVNVLGKDDDEEIKIYELESLINTAGGESVAFVSQVVTKVNPRFYIGKGKLEEIRDLADKLEVKTVIFDVELSASQLYNLEEELKLKVVDWTSLILDIFAQRAHTKEARLKIKLAQLKYQLPRINKWFAYLSRQAGGIGTRGPGETMLETDRRAIERDIRSLEKALKDIEKTKRLNRKSRDSTYNISLVGYTNAGKSTILNGMMKLFGSEKYVYSDDLLFATLDTSTRRLDFSNTKVTLTDTVGFIDNLSKELNDSFLTTLEEIKFADMLLIVIDSSNNIEGQIATIDKSLSEIEMDDKEIIYVFNKMDRIKDDTAVSLYKRDYERIFISAKDDKDLERLKDEIVKVIKEDYREVTMHIPFSKGAVLDYFMTNYDILKTDYDNEGTIINLEINKGDYGKYESYINK; encoded by the coding sequence ATGCAAGAAGTTATACAAGTCAACGTCCTAGGTAAGGATGATGACGAAGAAATAAAAATATATGAATTAGAATCTCTGATTAACACTGCTGGTGGCGAGTCAGTTGCCTTTGTAAGCCAAGTTGTGACTAAGGTTAACCCAAGGTTTTATATAGGCAAGGGCAAGCTTGAAGAAATCAGAGATTTGGCAGATAAATTAGAAGTTAAGACAGTAATATTTGATGTGGAATTATCGGCCAGTCAATTATATAACCTAGAAGAAGAATTAAAACTAAAGGTTGTTGACTGGACATCTTTAATTTTGGATATTTTTGCCCAAAGGGCCCATACCAAGGAAGCTAGGCTTAAAATAAAACTAGCCCAACTTAAATACCAACTACCAAGGATAAACAAGTGGTTTGCCTATCTATCACGCCAGGCAGGTGGAATTGGAACCAGAGGTCCAGGTGAAACCATGCTTGAGACTGATAGGAGGGCTATTGAAAGGGACATCAGGTCCTTAGAAAAGGCCCTAAAAGATATAGAAAAAACCAAGCGCCTAAATCGTAAATCTAGGGATAGTACCTATAATATTTCCTTAGTTGGTTATACAAATGCCGGAAAATCTACGATCTTAAATGGAATGATGAAATTATTTGGGTCAGAAAAATATGTTTATTCTGATGACCTTCTTTTCGCAACCTTAGATACATCCACAAGACGCCTTGATTTTTCAAATACCAAGGTCACTCTTACAGATACTGTTGGTTTTATAGACAACCTATCAAAGGAATTAAATGATTCCTTCCTAACAACCCTAGAAGAAATCAAGTTTGCTGATATGCTTTTAATTGTAATTGATTCTTCAAATAATATAGAAGGGCAAATTGCAACTATAGACAAGTCCCTATCTGAAATTGAGATGGATGATAAGGAAATAATCTATGTTTTCAATAAGATGGATAGGATTAAGGATGATACAGCGGTTTCTTTGTACAAGAGGGACTATGAGAGGATTTTTATCTCGGCTAAGGATGATAAGGATCTTGAGAGATTAAAAGATGAGATTGTAAAGGTCATCAAGGAAGACTATAGAGAGGTTACCATGCACATTCCTTTTTCTAAGGGAGCGGTCCTTGATTATTTTATGACCAATTACGATATTCTAAAAACAGATTATGATAATGAGGGGACTATTATTAACCTTGAGATAAATAAGGGAGACTATGGTAAGTATGAATCCTACATCAACAAATGA
- a CDS encoding YigZ family protein, translated as MNPTSTNDYKTIKGTVVSEFEVEKSVFITTAKHVESEEEAIEFIEEIREKYKDATHNCTAYIINKTPVIKRYNDDGEPQGSAGLPMLSVLEKEEVTNVAVVVTRYFGGKLLGKGGLIRAYTKGVADTVGPNALYKRDYLRVELILSYTILGQIENYLNEEKYQVIDKAYTDEVKIELYVRSDRYEKFSEDLINMTSANIIINKKEELMLYEVRS; from the coding sequence ATGAATCCTACATCAACAAATGACTACAAGACAATAAAGGGTACTGTGGTTTCTGAGTTTGAGGTTGAAAAATCAGTCTTCATCACAACTGCTAAGCACGTTGAAAGTGAAGAAGAAGCCATAGAATTTATAGAAGAAATTAGGGAAAAATATAAGGACGCAACTCACAATTGCACAGCCTATATAATTAACAAAACCCCTGTAATTAAAAGATATAATGACGACGGCGAGCCCCAGGGTTCTGCAGGACTTCCTATGTTATCAGTTTTAGAAAAAGAGGAAGTCACAAATGTAGCTGTGGTCGTAACAAGGTATTTTGGAGGCAAACTTCTTGGCAAGGGCGGGCTAATCCGTGCCTACACCAAGGGAGTGGCTGATACAGTCGGCCCAAATGCCCTTTACAAAAGAGACTATTTGAGAGTAGAATTAATTTTGTCTTATACTATCCTAGGTCAAATCGAAAATTATTTGAATGAAGAAAAGTACCAAGTGATTGACAAGGCTTACACAGATGAAGTTAAAATTGAGCTTTACGTAAGAAGTGACAGGTACGAGAAATTTTCTGAAGACCTAATAAATATGACAAGTGCAAATATTATTATAAATAAAAAAGAAGAGCTGATGCTCTATGAAGTAAGGAGTTAA
- a CDS encoding YebC/PmpR family DNA-binding transcriptional regulator — MSGHNKWSKIKNKKGSEDAKKGKIFTKHARNITVAAREGGLDPDYNASLKTAIEMAKADNMPNDNIDRAIKKASGEAGGGNFERIIYEGYGPGGVAFIVDCLTDNKNRTAPDIRHIFDKFGGNLGTDGSVMFLFEKKGEIVVNGEGKDFDEFMMDALEAGASDVDDLEEGYFEALTEVSDFNDSVDKLREMGYKIERANISYLANEIEVDPDHHEKLFKLVDALEDNDDVQEVYNNWASPSED, encoded by the coding sequence ATGTCTGGACATAATAAGTGGAGTAAAATCAAAAATAAAAAAGGTAGTGAAGATGCCAAAAAAGGCAAAATTTTCACCAAACACGCTAGAAATATCACAGTAGCTGCTAGAGAAGGCGGACTTGATCCTGACTATAATGCCAGCCTTAAAACTGCAATCGAAATGGCCAAGGCTGATAATATGCCAAATGACAATATCGATAGGGCTATCAAAAAGGCAAGCGGTGAGGCAGGTGGTGGTAATTTTGAAAGAATTATCTACGAAGGCTACGGCCCAGGCGGAGTTGCCTTTATAGTTGACTGCCTAACTGACAATAAAAACAGGACTGCACCAGATATTAGACATATCTTCGATAAATTTGGTGGCAATCTCGGTACAGACGGATCTGTAATGTTCCTTTTTGAGAAAAAAGGAGAAATTGTTGTAAATGGCGAAGGCAAGGATTTTGATGAATTTATGATGGATGCCTTAGAAGCGGGTGCAAGTGATGTAGATGACCTTGAAGAAGGATACTTCGAAGCCCTAACAGAAGTAAGTGATTTTAACGATTCTGTTGATAAACTTAGGGAAATGGGCTATAAAATCGAAAGAGCAAATATTTCTTACCTAGCAAACGAAATTGAGGTTGACCCTGACCATCATGAAAAACTTTTCAAATTAGTAGACGCCCTTGAAGATAACGACGACGTCCAAGAAGTCTACAACAACTGGGCTAGCCCAAGCGAGGACTAG
- the lgt gene encoding prolipoprotein diacylglyceryl transferase, translated as MEFDINRVAFTIFGLDVYWYGIIIVAGILVSAIFAKKEFERRGYKADIVDDILFAILPVGVIGARIWYVIFEWDYYGAHPNEIIDIRGGGLAIQGGIIFGLIALYIFSKRRDIPMIDLTDILSPSLAFAQAVGRWGNFANAEAHGYPTDLPWGIIIDGVKVHPTFFYESFGDFLIFLFLVLYRKKNPSKGFISGIYFLAYGLVRFFVEGLRTDSLYVFGLRTAQLVSIVFMVVGVCLLIYAKRENLPPHFYKEKKKLKEDKIIKFK; from the coding sequence ATGGAATTTGACATAAATAGGGTCGCCTTTACAATCTTTGGCCTAGATGTCTATTGGTACGGGATAATAATTGTAGCTGGCATCCTCGTTTCAGCGATTTTTGCAAAAAAAGAATTCGAAAGAAGGGGCTATAAGGCTGATATTGTTGACGATATTCTTTTTGCCATCCTTCCAGTAGGAGTAATTGGTGCAAGGATTTGGTATGTGATTTTTGAATGGGACTACTACGGTGCCCATCCAAATGAAATTATCGACATCAGAGGAGGAGGTCTTGCCATCCAAGGGGGGATTATCTTTGGCTTAATCGCCCTATATATCTTTAGTAAAAGGCGTGACATACCAATGATTGACCTTACAGATATACTTTCTCCATCCCTTGCTTTTGCTCAGGCAGTTGGCCGTTGGGGAAATTTTGCCAATGCCGAAGCCCACGGTTATCCAACAGATCTTCCATGGGGAATTATCATTGATGGGGTTAAGGTCCATCCAACATTTTTCTACGAATCTTTTGGGGACTTTTTGATATTTTTATTTTTGGTTCTCTATAGAAAGAAAAATCCGTCTAAGGGTTTCATTTCAGGAATATATTTCCTTGCTTATGGCCTTGTCAGATTTTTTGTAGAAGGTTTGAGAACTGATTCCCTATATGTATTTGGCCTAAGAACAGCCCAGCTTGTTTCAATCGTATTTATGGTTGTAGGAGTTTGTTTATTAATTTATGCCAAGAGGGAAAATCTCCCACCACATTTTTATAAAGAAAAGAAAAAACTAAAAGAAGATAAGATTATCAAATTTAAATAA
- the mraZ gene encoding division/cell wall cluster transcriptional repressor MraZ, which translates to MFLGEYIHKLDNKNRIMMPSDFREDLDGYFYLTKGPEKSLIVYTEEEFQKRSAALDQLVYENKKNRAIKRLFFSSTVKVNLDKQGRILINKSLKDYAGISDEAMIIGNNTTIEIWDKDIWDEYINEVEVNLSDIMDE; encoded by the coding sequence ATGTTCCTAGGTGAATACATTCATAAATTGGATAACAAGAATAGAATAATGATGCCTAGTGACTTTAGGGAAGATCTTGACGGATATTTCTACCTTACTAAGGGGCCAGAAAAGTCTCTTATTGTTTATACCGAGGAAGAATTTCAAAAAAGATCAGCCGCACTTGACCAACTAGTTTATGAAAATAAGAAAAATCGTGCCATAAAAAGGCTATTTTTCTCATCCACTGTCAAAGTCAACCTTGATAAGCAAGGGAGGATTTTGATCAACAAATCTTTGAAGGACTATGCCGGGATCTCAGATGAGGCCATGATAATTGGTAATAACACAACCATAGAAATATGGGATAAGGATATCTGGGATGAATATATAAATGAAGTCGAGGTGAATTTGTCCGATATTATGGACGAATAA